The nucleotide window tatacatatacatacatatacatatatacgggacaaattacacagattgagttagcctcgaagtaagttcgagacttgtgttacgagatactaactcaacgatactatattttataataaatacttatatagataaacatccaagacacaggtcaatcagaaaaagttcgtttctcatcatgccctggccgggattcgaacccgggacctccggtgtcacagacaagcgtactaccgctgcgccacggaGGCCGTCAAGTATAGAGATCgcttttcgattttttttttcacattatccTAATTACAGCGTCTTCTGTCttcattacttttaaaatcacCAGTTCACTTCTCATTCGTCAATCATCACCTAAATTAAAATCCAACTTTAtaaatttgcaatttaaacCTTTAAAATTACCATAacatcccgattgggataagaccgccattgtacatattcttctatatccaatgactgttttatttttgttatatttatttttatgtgcaataaagagttaacaaGCAAACAAATATAACTTACCCGGTAAAGTAATTCCCAAATAAGCGCTCCACACGTCGGCGGCCCGTATAGCGGCGCCCAACAACGCTGCGTTGCCGTGTTCATTCtgttatcaaaaatatatattaaaattgcttTAAGACTAGTTACTTACACTGGGACCTGCTGGCGAAAGATGAGGGTCAAGAGACCTTAAAGCGACAagaataaacttgggattcttcttttaggcgatgggctaacatcacaattggaatctcaattccgcaGTGATCTGTTAGTGGTCTCACAGTTGTGATGGAAAAGGACGTAATTATATggatatatttcaatgtattattaatatcttttttagAAAGATTATCTTCTTATTATCTTTttctaaaaagaataggatctcTCTTTCtcagggatgtcgtaaaaggcgactaagggatagacttataaacttgggattcttcttttaagcaatggtctagcaacctatcactatttgaatctcaattttatcatcaagccaaaaatctgaacgtggcccatcagtcttcagcctcttggctctgtctaccccgcaggggatataaacgtgactataattatataattgtcGACATGCTCACCTGCACAAATACCGGCGTATTGAAAACGTCAGCGAATATTTGCAGCAACTCTTTATTGACGGACGCGCCGCCCGTCGCTATCACGCGGGACGATGAATCTgagattaatataataaagatacgTTTTTATGCTAATAAAATCACTAAGTACATATGGGGCTTGGAATTTTATGACTTCTCCGTGAGTAGGAAGGGTCTAGCCAACATGATCTCTGCGGAATCAGCCTGGGATATCGTTAGGTATAACACGTTGGAAGACCATTTTACTCACTATGCTTTTACGTGGCGACCCAGCTAAGATTCGCAACATTAAGTGATTTAAGGTGCAGCTATATCATTTTAACGTAAAacgaaactttttaaatttatttgaaaatttgtgGAAATTCTCTCTTACGCTTAGACTTTATtggaattataaaattaacacaTTCACTGCCACTGACACGCCTCGCGTGTTCGAGCTAATCTATGTTTATACGCCAAGAACACGCCAGGCGTGTTTTGAATGTTTCGGTAATATTTCTCAACCTAGGCCATATATTCTGTCTAAATTAATAGTGCATCATTTTTAAGGGATGAGCTATGACATATAGAAGCGGCCACCTTAacaactattaaaattatatgcgACAAAAAAAGGTTTCTTTGTAGTGCCGAGACCACGCTAGGCGTGTTTACTTACTGAAGCTACCTGTAGGTTCTCAAactttatgtaattattttacctaagtcaatagatggcgctcGCCATGATTATTTTTGCACATATGGTATAAATagcagatttattttttccatacGGCAAATGattcttataattaaataaaaaggtgTTTGTTAATGAGGTCCATTGGTTAGTTTGATTATCGGTCGTTTCTTGTGTTGTAAGCTATTTGTACATAGAAAAAAGACATGAGTTAAGTACTTAAGTAGCACAAATCTATCCAGTAGCAAATTAAAGGTTGTAAATAGTCAAGTAGACTTGGCCAACCAACCAACATTACGATAATACGTGACTGTATATAAATAACgtaaacaaactttttaaaagtttaataatttgaatgaattagcttatattgaattaaaatattgaaaatacgtTTAGAAAGGACACTCAATATAAtagtaaaacaaatacaagTAACAATTCTAATGTTAGAGTTAACAATAACCgcaaatttaattcatttatgcGTGGGGATTTTAGTGAAACAAGTTTGAGAACCCAGTATTACTTAATAATGCAATTACTCACCATATAATCTATTTTTTGCCATAATTCCAAGTATTTAAACTCACCAAACTATTGTAAACACCTTTACTCTCGCTCAGAACAAGAAATACTAATCGGAAAACATTGCAAAACCCGAAAAATAGCCGTATAAAGAATTTCTCTTCAGTCAGTGCCATGGACACTCGCGGCGTGTTCACTTTTTTTTGAAGTGCAATGCCGTGATCACGCCAAGCGTGTCCGCAGTTTTATAAGGCGGCATCTCGATGAACTTCAAGAAAATCGTGGTGGCAGTGAATGTGTTaatagaatgaaaaaaaaaaattgatttgataAGGAAGATCTCTTGAGCCAGTGGTTTGGGCTTCGCAATAATGTCAATGAatcattcatgtttttgtatagatagatagtgtttttttaatatataaatatatacgggacaaatgacacagattgagttagcctcgaagtaagttcgagacttgtgttacgagatattaactcaaagatattatatattttataataaatacttatatagacaaacatccaagacccaggccaatcagaaaaagttcttttctcatcatgccttgaccgggattcgaatccgggacctccggtgtcacagacaagcgcactaccgctgcgtcacagaggccATTATTATCATATAATCTTCGCTATATAGAtagactagcgacccgccccggcttcgcacgggtgcaaaattataaatgttattatacataaaaaccttcctctctCACTCTACCTCTTACAAAacaccgcatcaaaatccgttgcgtaatttaaagatttaagcatacagacaaacagactaaaatagcgactttgttttatactatgtagtgatagtgatagcggagattaaatataaatatatatacgggacagggacaaattacactgattgagttagcctcgaagtaagttcgaaacttgtgttacgagataccaactcaacgatactatattttataataaatacttatatagataaacatccaagacccaggacaatcagaaaaagttcttttctcatcatgccttgaccgggattcgaacccgggacctccggtgtcacagacaagcgtactaccgctgaaccacagaggccgtcaaaatttatttacacactTTATTTACAGATTACATCACACATCAGCTCGATCCGTATACATCGTCCCTTAAACATAACATTTCAAGTTCCACTCGAGTTACCCAGCCGGAAGCCCATCTCCTCGGCGTGCACCCGCCTGGCCAGCGCCTGCCCCTCGAGCAGCGCGCGCGCCTCGAACGGCGCGCCCAGCGAGCGCAgcgcgcgcccgccgccgtCCCGCAGCCAGCggcccgccgccgcgcgcgGCACTATCTCGTCTGTGTCGTAGTAGATACCTGGCAAGAACATGTCtggtgcatacatacatacatatcatcacgtctactagtgcatacatacatacatacatatcgtcacgtctactagtgcatacatacatacatacatatcatcacgtctactagtgcatacatacatacatacatatcgtcacgtctactagtgcatacatacatacatacatatcatcacgtctactagtgcatacatacatacatacatatcgtcacgtctactagtgcatacatacatacatacatatcgtcacgtctactagtgcatacatacatacatacatatcgtcacgtctactagtgcatacatgcatacatacatatcgtcacgtctactagtgcatacatacatatatacatatcgtcacgtctactagtgcatacatacatacatacatatcgtcacgtctacaCAGACAGTGGACAGAgacaactgtcttgaaaatactgataggccaattcagctgtttggctcttgaattgagattcaaattgtgctAGCCCATATAAGCaaatctcttagtcgccttttacgacatccatgggaaagagatggaggtagtcctattcttttttctagaCATGTCTAGTCTTTGAAATTTAACAACATTTGGATTGCCGTGTGGTCAACagcattaatagaaaaaaaaaattggacaaCTCCATCACTTTCTTACGGATGTAAGCATAATTATAAAGTAACGGAGGTTCACAACAGACTTTCCCGATCTTGATCGTGGCCGTAGTTCACCACTGACGCTGGGCTACCAGCAAGAGAACACagcatacatttttttttatattctatacAATTATTCTTTGACGTTCGAGTCgtagaaaaatatatcctATATTTACTGACCATTAGCTCTTAGTACATCATTGAAGGGGTCCAACTCCTCTCCGCCAGCCTGTCTCTATAGTTCTGCCTGGTCAATGACCCGTTAGAGAAGCACAATAAGGCCATGTATTAGAACAAACTTACCCATATACCCCATGTTGCCCCTGACGGTCGCTCTCAGCAGATCATTGAAGGCCTCCCAACTCCTCTCGGCCAGCCTGTCTCTATGGTTCTGCCTGGTCAATGACCCGTTAGAGAAGCACAATAAGGCCATGTATTAGAACAAACTTACCCATATACCCCATGTTGCCCCTGACGGTCGCTCTCAGCAGATCATTGAAGGCGTCCCAACTCTTCTCCGCCAGCCTGTCTCTATGGTTCTGCCTGGTCAATGACCCGTTAGAGAAGCACAATAAGGCCATGTATTTGGCGGCGGGTGTGGGGCCCACCAACACGTGGCCGGCGAGGGGCGCGGCGGGGGCCGAGAGCCCCAGCAGTAACGTGTCGCTGGTGCCGAGACTCAGGCCCACCCAGCCCGATCGCAGGCGAAGACCTGCGTTTTatcattgattttttatttttattattttcaacaatgtCACCTTTCGCGCCAAATAGagacttttctttctttcttgcTTTCATTATTAAACCTTTATCTTACCCTCAATTCAGGAATGTTGACAATGGATTGCCTAAACTTCCGTTCCTAAAGTTCCGTTTTTTGTCAAGGCAAAGGCATTCTAATagtgagaaaaaaattaaaagtatatgtgtatatgtcTACcaatgatagatagataaactttatcttaatatctttgtctgtatgttaatgataacattatattaggtacacaaatttttatcattttatgttttacagaggaatttttttgtgtatctACCAATTTTTAACTTGGACCAAGCCTAACACATCTGAGAATACCGCATTCAATCGGAGcaatagttttcgcgtgatgggagaacaaacatacagacacagAAATACTAAATATCACATTTTTTGCTTCTGTTGAatggaatagatttattttcgaaattggatacaagaaTCACTTATTgtcgtcacatcacttaaatctaattatatctattaccgcttccaaagcgcatgtgtagcagaagcggcggaacaaactacactgcaccATATTcgtcggacgtcaatttacaaatacagatctcttaaatctaaatcgtggacgaatcgAATGCACATTGActacattaaaatatgtgAATGAGTATAAGAATGAGTGTGAAATCGTTTTAAATAGACACActttatagattttttaaaatatattacaagtACAGACTTCAGACAGTTACTATTTCATTATATGTGTAGATAGATTGTTATCGTAGATAGTAGAAAAGGAAACTGATATCGTTATCTGAAACCGTTTTTTAATATGCGGTGGCCACTCAAGATTGTTTGCTCAGAGATAATTCTGTTCTGAGTAGAATTCCCACATAACATGACGCTTCGTCCATAGTATGTTTTTAGATTTTCTCTCTCACTTCCTCTCATTTCTGCCATATTGatacataaaacaaacatatttacatatatataatcacgtctataacccttgggggctaacagtcttgaaaagactgataggccacgttcagctgtttggctttatgatagaattgagattcaaatagtgacaggtcgctagcccatcgccaagaagaaacctaagtttataagcctatcccttagtggcctttaactacattcatgggaacgagacggagtggtctttttttttacttgtagtacataaaaagtgaatttaaattatgattttgaaaattgagttgacaataattatttaaaaaaataaccgaACGCTATTAAGTAGTCAGTCTTGTTCATGGCTCATTTTATTACCTTACATCTTCTAAAACAGGTCGTTTTATATTGACAATAGACCTGACCTTTGGCCAGGACTCCCCTGATTTGATTAACGTATATTCGTATCCATTACTATGTTAAGCAattcaataaaactttattaaaatacataccaGCGAGCGCGGAACAGTTATCCCCTGTGAAAGCAATAACTTTGCAGTCGGGTTTGAACCCGTACCGGCCCACGTAGTACGGGGAGACGTCGCCCAACACCGTCGCCGTGGGCACCGGAGCACCCAACTTGTCTTCTAGAGTTTCGTCGCCACATGCCTGagataaagagaaaaaacattttgtgtGATACTAAGATTATGCCAGCGCGAAAAGTTTCGTTAATTTCCGTAACGGctagatataaaaatttgtactaatatttcataaaactttcgaaattataatttttccgAGGTGTACGTAACATCTTCATCGCCTTAACACAATACTTTTCCAAACCCATCAAAACGGTCGATTAGCGCGATCTTTCCCACAATTAGAGACTACACGAGGGGAATTCccacaacaaaaaataacagttaCTCACCCTCATAGCCTTTTCATGCCACTTCATTTCCCGAATATCCAAGAGATTCATCCCTGACCCATCAGAGAGGTCAATTGGCGCGATTTTCCCTAAAAATAGGGAGCACGCGAACGACGACACGAGGGAAATTCTCGCGGCCGCGTGGTAGGCGCGCGGCTTCGAACGGAACATCTTTCGGATCTGAGGGCCCGTGAAACGCTCGTAAGCGGTCGACCCTGTGATCTTTGCTAGCtcctgtaaataaaaaaatatcttttcaaaatttttaaaaatggaaaccATTGGCgcttttgcattttattagCCTCCAGACTTCATACGATAGTTGAAATGCTGTGACCACATTAGTTTATGAAGCCATCTGGCTTATGTAGATGAAATcctaaactaaaatatatatgtagatacaaCCCAACCCAACCCAACTCCGGCCCCCCTATGGCTTCTTCCAAGATTTTCTTCTTTAGGAACTTCTGCCTTATAGATTCAACGCTTCTGCCTTTTTTGGGAGATTCCTTGCAATTTAGTCTGCCTACATATGCTCTACACATCGGGTTTCCTGACTTGGGATTCGGAATTCACACTTATCTATTGATCCTATGTTATCTATGAAGACAGAAATCcaaatcttttttgtattggtgccgtgtggctcccagcaccaatgcaaaaaagaataggaccactccatctctttcccatgaatgtcgtaaaaagcgactaagggataggcttacaaacttgggattcttttttaggcgatgggctagcaacctgtcattagttggatttcaattctatcgttaagccaaatagctgaacgtggccttcttcagtcttttcaagactgttggctctgtctaccccgcaagggatatagacgtgactgtatgtatgtatgtatgtagaaatccAACCCACCTCCGGCCCTCCAACGGCTTCCTCCAGGGCTCTGCAGTCAGCACTAGTGCTGGAGTCCATCCACACAGGAGATTCCGTCACGAACGCCGTGGCTAgctgagtgtggaggaagtcTTCTGGGGATAGACTTCCCAGCTTCGCTTCAGCGTCTTTTGACCACCACACTGAGCCATGTTGCtagaaaataacattaataatacatttatatacaatCTTAATAAACTGTCTACCTCTTtgagatacagacgtgattttatgtacatatattttattgtgtgtattgaaataaacagtaagtaccttttatttaatttcctttTAATATCAAACCAACATTTAAGCAAAATTGCGTATGTTTTGCTGTTCCCGACACCATGTGAAGAGTAGGTTTAGAGGtggtaatattaataatttagaggcggtaataaaaaaaattatactggACACTAGGGGAACtacgagcaacctgtcactatctgaatatAATATCATTTAGATCGGATTTTAAggtctattcaacataatTGGCTCTGTTCACTCCTAAAGGGTTACAAACGTGATATTTGTGTGTAGGaactacaattaataataaatgataaacgcatttatcaaattattgtATGTTGGGTCATAAAAACCAGATAAGAACAGACATCATAACAAATTGAGATAAGCGATACAgaattagaatttattttaaagagaaaGAAGCACATTACATAGATCAGGAGATCTACCATTGCCCTAGTGACAAAATTTTGTGATTTCTGCCATCTCATGACCATAATACACATAgtaatgtctatatcccttgcggggtagacagagccaaaagtcttgaaaatactgataagccatgttcagctgtttggctcaatgataaaattaaggttcaaatagtgacaggttgccagcctatcgtcttaaagaagaatcccaatttaagCCTGTTTTATATTactgtttcatatttttggatggtgttaattgaataaatactttaactCTCTCCAAACTTACTTGAGCAGCTCCTGATAAAGCTTCAATAGTGGAGAAGTCTACTCCGGCAACCACAAGGCGGTCCATCACCATGTCCAGAGCTTTCACCCACAGCAGAGGGGGTGCTGTCACCTCCCCCCGTTGCTGGCCTCGCTGAACTCCTCCTGAAGTTCTGGAATCATATTTGAAGTGTTAAAATTTcaatcttataaaaaaaaaaacactttatttgaattataataattttataattaaggaAGGGCGAAATTTGTGTCGGACTCAATTCAAGTGTAAATTGTGAGTCTAGATAGAAGTCTAAggttaaaacaaaatgtgtacatagcttaatttttaattatgaaactATTGAACATAATAAGTGCCTAGTGCAACAGTAGTACCAACTAATGTCAACGAACCTGAATTCTGGGAGATCCACATCAAACTCCACATCAGCCTCATGTAAAACTCCATAATCTTCACCAATAACCAATGCTTTGagctaaaataaacattagaatatgtaaacatattaaattaaaataaaaatatattgcagTTTGGCACACAAAAAGGTTCTAACAAAAAGTGCCTCCTGTTGGTCTAAAAGTATTGTTATGTTCAATgacaaattgtttatttgttgtcaACTCAAACTTGTACAcagaattaaattatgaattttcaAAGGCCTCGGTTAAGAGCTCATTAGGTTGATGTACTTATAAtcattcaattcaattaaaaatacataatttgtagcAGAGAGTTAAaagatttagattttaatattaataatattttaatgtacgAACGAAAGCCACACACCAAATAATTGATTACAAAATTAAGTggcatttaatttaattgaataaaattttcatacccTTTGAGTGCTAAAATCAAATcctaaaaaagtttttttcttttcctcTTCGgtcatgttttaatttttttgacagCTCCAGCCGGGCAAGGCAAGGGCAATGACACGGTCGCGATGCGTTCCCGAATCGCGAAGGCACGTTCGTGACTGAATGCCGTGTGGAACAAAATATGAGCGCGATTTCAcgatatcattatttttactttattactcCCAATTAACAGAATCTTAATCGTCACACTAACAGTTTGGCGCTATGTGATACAGAAGCCGCATCAAGGTCACGTTTATCTGACTCGTTTTATTCACGATAGGTGAATTTTACGTAGAGTAACGTTTGCGTAACGCGAATACTGTGAGAGAAaactatttacatacaaaagaaGATTAATATGTTGTACACGGTCTAACTAACATCATAGAAAAAACCAAGTAGGAAATAAATCaacttaggtaggtacctaaagtAGGTAGGACTTAGAGCAGAAAACTTATTATCAAAACACTTATTCTATCTAGATAGAATGTAGGTATGGATATGTACGGATCTGTAGTTTCTGTTTATCccctttaattattttcttctctACTTTTCAGCGTGGTACCCTAGACATATTGACGAAATAGAAGTAAATTCACACATAATTTGTCTTTACCACTAACGGAGTTAATCCAAATAGTGAAATGCAAGTTAAGCGCGATATTTAGATTCTAAGATATTGGCAGGTGCTTTACATTCTAAGATATTGTcattcattttctttattatttattacctacctattaattacctatttaataaagaaaatgaatgatgtttttgagattgttgtctctgtctactgaGAGAGACAACAATCTCAAAAACATTATTGGCCCCATTCAGTTAgatggctttataatgaaaGAGAAACTTTGAACTCTTCTTCTAAGCGATGTGCTGCTAGCAATCAGTCACCAATCTGAATctccattttaaaaaaagaatattttgtaagtaactGAGTTCATCGAAACCTACATAGGTATGCGTCATCACCACTTCTCAAATGGATCACAAGTGTGTCTGAGTCATCGGTGTCACCATGAAAAAACTATGTTCAGAAACTCCTGCGTATATTATACTAGCAACagcttaattaaaacattgcaATTACGAGCACCTATTAAGTATCTATATACTACTTGTGGTATTGGATTCGGTCTTGGGTTTgaatcccgaccagggcattatgagaaacgaactttctctgattggcctggatcttggatgtttatctataaaagtagatatttattataaaacatagtatcattgagttagtatctcgtaacacaggtctaaaacttactttgaggctaactcaatctgtgtaatctgtcccgtatatatttatttatttacatacttagTTTGACCACCTAggttatttaagtttatacCTACACGAAGCATCCCGTACCTAGCTTTGTATCTCTCAATCGGCCTATTTTCCTCGAAAATGACGCGAAACAATTTGCAAACAGCCAAAATAATCAATTACACCGGTCGTTCCAGGGATTAGAGCATTCAGACACGAAAACctttccatatttttattgtagggGCATTGTAAGTAGACCGCCCCAGCGTAGGCGAGCGTATCCGTCGTACACCTCTTGGTCAAGTGACCGCTTAGCCGAACTTAAAAAAACCTATTTGAAGTCCACAGGCGTAAATTGCCGTATCATTGCACGCGGCAGCACTGGAGATGGTTAATCGAGAGTACAGAAGAGGCATTCGTTGATAAATATGGTAGTGAGAGAACATAAAATAGGTTAGGTGCCGCGtgccggcaccaaaagaaaaaagaataggcccaCTCCATCTATATCtaatggttgtcgtaaaaggtgactaagggaagggcttataaacatgggattcttcttttagcaacgtgtcactacttgaatctcaattctatctagcCAAAcagcatatttccttcgcttcatccacattcataactcttcttgcaagctcggcggtttcgggtacttaaTATGATCAAGAAACGTTCCCAGCCCcacccactccgacctttccctccacactctccttgtatatctgcttagtcaacctgctttaattcgtcctctccacatgaccaaaccatcttaacatacccttttctattcctgtaactacatcttctttcacatcacaaccttcccttatcacgctgttccttatccggtcactcaatttcacaccgatcatactccttaacgctctcactaccactgcatttattctgctttcttGCTTCTTTTgccgggaccaacacgcccttatgcacagccagtcgagcctttttggatagtttctgactgctcataaaggcatgcaaggctccattcaccatgttcccctcgttcactctcctttcaatatcactatgtGCTTGCAGCAAATTCTCTCACACGAAATGTTCTTATGGTTGGTAGGAACAAATTGCATAATGCGATAAGGCCACCATTTATACATTACCTACCTTAACATAAGcttaagataaatatattttgtgataattttgtgtaggtatctTGCTCTAGACGCATGGTGCTTATTCTCATACAGTTCGAATTctcttcttttattattttcaattaggtggtataaatataaacttcgaAGCGGGGGAGTCACCCGGCCGCGTTTTCCATGCGATTAGCCCCATCCACCCTCGTGCTAGGAAGCGGTATAACCAGCTAACTATGTAGGTACTGTGTCGCCCTTTTTGGCAGCTGTCACTGAACTTTCACCAACCCTGGGGTTATGAAATCTCCGCTGTGTATGTATTGGACAAGATTCggttgaaatatatatatatattttacatatttacctaaataaaaatttactcctctttcccatggatagaATATGAATAGGTCCACCCCAACACTtacccacggatgtcgtaaaaggcgaccacgAGATAGGCTTACTtaggtcactatttgaatttcaattctatcattaagccaaacagctgagcgtggcctatcagtcacaagggatatagacgtgaccatatgtatgtatgtatgtatttatgtatgtagagagTAAGTCCGTCCAGTAATTGCGAAAAGGTATGTGGGGGACTTTTATATTCCCATTACACATAAAAATCGTTTGACTGTTAGAAAAAGCCCTTAGTCTAccatatttcaataatatacctaattagaCTCGTCTTAGTTGTGCTGTACACTATACAgcatcttattttaattttatttgaaatgtacCGTGTAGGTAGTTTATCAAATAGCACAATGTCATAAAATATCATAGCaagtttattacaaattacagCTGCCTACCCCTAAAAATAAGAGTGATAATGAATCACGCTTTTTCGGGAAGGCACGTTTTAACgatgatgtgccgtgtggttcccggcactaatagaaaaaagaataggaccactccatctctctcccatggaagtcgtaaaaggcgattaaggggtaggcttatatacttgg belongs to Amyelois transitella isolate CPQ chromosome 10, ilAmyTran1.1, whole genome shotgun sequence and includes:
- the LOC106136804 gene encoding xylulose kinase, producing the protein MTEEEKKKTFLGFDFSTQRLKALVIGEDYGVLHEADVEFDVDLPEFRTSGGVQRGQQRGEVTAPPLLWVKALDMVMDRLVVAGVDFSTIEALSGAAQQHGSVWWSKDAEAKLGSLSPEDFLHTQLATAFVTESPVWMDSSTSADCRALEEAVGGPEELAKITGSTAYERFTGPQIRKMFRSKPRAYHAAARISLVSSFACSLFLGKIAPIDLSDGSGMNLLDIREMKWHEKAMRACGDETLEDKLGAPVPTATVLGDVSPYYVGRYGFKPDCKVIAFTGDNCSALAGLRLRSGWVGLSLGTSDTLLLGLSAPAAPLAGHVLVGPTPAAKYMALLCFSNGSLTRQNHRDRLAEKSWDAFNDLLRATVRGNMGYMGIYYDTDEIVPRAAAGRWLRDGGGRALRSLGAPFEARALLEGQALARRVHAEEMGFRLDSSSRVIATGGASVNKELLQIFADVFNTPVFVQNEHGNAALLGAAIRAADVWSAYLGITLPGAEPTVSPVATPYPDHDTIYTPMMARYREIIQTLPKLV